Proteins from a genomic interval of Chelonoidis abingdonii isolate Lonesome George chromosome 7, CheloAbing_2.0, whole genome shotgun sequence:
- the LOC116820072 gene encoding melatonin receptor type 1A-like: protein MEEEGSLLKILSAGLGREDGLYPTWVVITLAVILIVTIVVDILGNLLVIVSVFKNKNLRKAGNAFVVSLAIADLLVAFYPYPLVLMAIFHDGWVMGHLHCQVSGFLMGISVIGSIFNITGIAINRYCYICHSLKYDKLFSGANTMCYVGLVWALTLLAIVPNLFVESLQYDPRVYSCTFAQSVSALYTIALVVIHFFLPITIVSYCYLRIWVLVIQVRRRIKPDTQPKIKSHDFWNFLTMFVVFVLFAVCWAPLNFIGFTVAVQPTLGSLIPEWLFTASYFLAYFNSCLNAVVYGAMNHNFRKEYKRIILTVLQLAYRADGD from the exons ATGGAGGAGGAAGGTTCTCTGCTGAAGATCCTGTCTGCTGGCTTGGGAAGGGAGGATGGTCTCTACCCCACCTGGGTGGTGATCACACTGGCTGTCATCCTCATCGTCACCATCGTTGTGGACATCCTGGGCAACCTCCTGGTGATTGTCTCAGTCTTCAAGAACAAGAACCTGAGAAAAGCAG GCAATGCCTTTGTGGTGAGCTTGGCCATTGCAGATCTACTAGTGGCTTTTTACCCTTATCCCCTGGTCCTGATGGCTATTTTCCATGATGGCTGGGTGATGGGGCACCTCCATTGCCAGGTCAGCGGCTTCCTGATGGGCATCAGCGTTATAGGCTCCATCTTCAACATCACTGGCATTGCCATTAACCGCTACTGCTACATCTGCCACAGCCTGAAGTACGACAAGCTTTTCTCAGGTGCCAACACCATGTGCTATGTGGGGCTGGTCTGGGCGCTCACCTTGCTGGCCATCGTGCCAAACCTCTTTGTGGAGTCCCTGCAGTACGACCCGCGAGTGTACTCCTGCACTTTTGCCCAGTCCGTCAGTGCCCTCTACACCATCGCCTTGGTGGTCATCCATTTCTTCCTACCCATTACCATCGTCAGCTACTGCTACCTGCGGATTTGGGTGCTGGTCATCCAGGTGCGGCGCAGGATCAAGCCGGACACACAGCCCAAAATCAAGTCCCATGATTTCTGGAACTTCCTGACCATGTTCGTGGTCTTTGTGCTCTTCGCTGTCTGCTGGGCACCGTTAAACTTCATCGGCTTCACGGTGGCGGTCCAGCCCACACTGGGTTCCTTGATACCCGAGTGGCTCTTCACGGCCAGCTACTTCTTGGCTTACTTCAACAGCTGTCTGAATGCTGTGGTTTACGGGGCAATGAACCATAACTTTAGGAAAGAGTACAAGAGAATCATACTGACTGTGTTGCAGCTGGCTTACAGGGCTGATGGAGACTAG